The window CGAGGACACCCCCGCCGACGACGACGAGGACGAGTCCGGCCAGGCCGGTCAGGACGCGGTTGGTCTTTCCGATCACGCGCTTCACCCCTTCTTCGCGGGCCGGCGGACACGGACGGACAGACCGGGCTCGCGGGACAGGCCGAGGTCATGGACGGCCCGGCCCAGGACGGTGTCCAGGTCGGCCCTGACGTCGTCGAGTTCGCGGAAGTGCGACAGCGCCCGCACGGTCGCCTTGCGGCGCTTCATCCTCACCCGCACGGACTGGACACCCGACACCTCCACGGCCCGGTCCCGCAGCACCAGGGCGGCGGCCTTCCGGTCGAGCCCGGCCCGCACCCCCTCGTGCTCGCGGCGCATCGGCAGCAGGCCGCGCAGACCGGGGGTGAGGGCCAGGAGGAGCAGCCAGAGCCCCAGGGCGGCCGCGAGTGCGGAGCCCGCCAGCACCCATACGTCGTCGAGATGACGGCTCGCCAGGTCGTCGGCCACCGTGCGCCGCCACTGCATGGCCGGATGGCCGGCCCGTACGGCCGCGATGTCGTAGAGCAGGATTCCGGCGCCTCCGAGGACGACCAGCGCCACGAGGACGGCGGGTACCCTGCGCTGGGCCCAGAAGCGGCCCGCCCGGCCGCCCTGCCGTCCGGATCCGGCGGCGGGTTCGTAGGACGAGCCGGAGGAGGACTGGTCCATGGCGATGACGCCGCCGTCCCTCCCCTGCTCGACCGTGGGCAGGCGCTGCGTGCTGTTCTCCGGGTCCTGGGGCTCGCTCATCGGGTACTCCCCTCCGGTGCGGTGCCCGCTCCCTGCAGGTGCAGCCGCTCGACCTGCACCGCCACCTCGGGCACCTCCATTCCCGCCAGTGCTCGTACCCGCTCGGCCACCCGCCGACGCACCGCGCCGCACTGACGGCCGATGTCGCACGGGTAACCGAGGTCGAGGCTCACGCGTACCCGGGCGGTGTCGCGGTGCACCGTGACGGTCGCGCGCGGCGCGGCGGCACCCGTGGGCCGTACGTCGACGGCCTCCTTCGCCGCCTGCGCGGCGATCTTCGCGACGACCCGGTCGGCGATCCGGGTCTCTCCCCGCCCGGCGGCGGCGACCCGGCCCGTCACCGCCGTCACCGTCGCCGGTCGCCGCGATCGCGACTCCGGAAGAAGTCGCCGGGTTCCAGGTCGCCGTCCGCGAAGCGACCGGCGATGAAGCCGATCGCGCCGAGGGCGGCCACCAGCAGGAATGCCCCGAACCCGCCGAAGTACCCGGCGAATCCGAGAGCCATGCCGGCCAGGAGGCCGGCCACAGCCATGCTCATCGTGTGCTCCTCAACTGCCGCGCGGGAGGTCTACTGGAGTCGTGGCTCGGGCTCGTCCTCGTCCTCCTCGTCCGGCAGCTTGACGTCGCTGACGGCGATGTTGACCTCGACGACCTCCAGACCGGTCATGCGCTCGACCGCCGCGATGACGTTCTCCCGCACCTCGCGGGCCACGTCGCTGATCGACACGCCGTAGTCGACGACGATCTCCAGGTCGAGCGCGGTCTGGGACTCCCCGACCTCGGCCTTCACGCCTCGGGTGACCGACTTGCCGCCGCCGGGGACGCGGTCGC is drawn from Streptomyces sp. NBC_00178 and contains these coding sequences:
- a CDS encoding Asp23/Gls24 family envelope stress response protein: MTETPQRNRPDSPGSTSGGDEGGQSQFAKRGGGAPATRGRTTIADGVVEKIAGLAARDVVGVHAMGSGLSRTFGAMRDRVPGGGKSVTRGVKAEVGESQTALDLEIVVDYGVSISDVAREVRENVIAAVERMTGLEVVEVNIAVSDVKLPDEEDEDEPEPRLQ
- a CDS encoding DUF6286 domain-containing protein; its protein translation is MSEPQDPENSTQRLPTVEQGRDGGVIAMDQSSSGSSYEPAAGSGRQGGRAGRFWAQRRVPAVLVALVVLGGAGILLYDIAAVRAGHPAMQWRRTVADDLASRHLDDVWVLAGSALAAALGLWLLLLALTPGLRGLLPMRREHEGVRAGLDRKAAALVLRDRAVEVSGVQSVRVRMKRRKATVRALSHFRELDDVRADLDTVLGRAVHDLGLSREPGLSVRVRRPAKKG